In Serratia sp. FDAARGOS_506, a genomic segment contains:
- the prpB gene encoding methylisocitrate lyase, whose translation MTLRSPGLAFRQALSKEKPLQIAGAINANHALLAQRAGFQAIYLSGGGVAAGSLGLPDLGISTLDDVLTDIRRITDVCPLPLLVDVDSGFGASAFNVARTVRSVSKAGAAALHIEDQVGAKRCGHRPNKAIVSTEEMVDRIKAAVDARSDPDFVIMARTDALAVEGLEAAIERAQAYVAAGADMLFPEAITELGMYRRFAEATQVPILANITEFGATPLFTTDELRSAQVDMALYPLSAFRAMNRAAERVYRALREEGTQKSVIDTMQTRNELYESINYYLFEEKLDALFARQRDE comes from the coding sequence ATGACGCTGCGCTCACCCGGGCTCGCCTTTCGCCAGGCCCTGAGTAAAGAAAAACCTCTGCAAATTGCCGGCGCGATCAACGCCAACCATGCGCTGCTGGCCCAGCGGGCCGGATTCCAGGCCATCTATCTTTCCGGCGGCGGCGTGGCGGCCGGCTCGTTGGGGTTGCCGGACTTGGGCATTTCGACGCTGGACGATGTGCTGACCGATATTCGCCGCATCACCGACGTTTGCCCGCTGCCGCTGCTGGTGGATGTCGACAGCGGTTTCGGCGCTTCGGCGTTCAACGTCGCCCGTACGGTGCGGTCGGTGAGCAAGGCCGGGGCGGCGGCGCTGCATATCGAAGATCAGGTCGGCGCCAAGCGCTGCGGCCACCGCCCCAATAAGGCCATCGTCTCCACCGAAGAGATGGTGGATCGCATCAAGGCGGCGGTGGATGCGCGCAGCGATCCTGATTTCGTGATCATGGCGCGCACCGACGCGCTGGCGGTGGAGGGGCTGGAGGCGGCCATCGAGCGCGCTCAGGCTTACGTAGCGGCCGGGGCCGACATGCTGTTCCCGGAAGCGATCACCGAATTGGGCATGTATCGCCGCTTCGCCGAAGCGACGCAGGTGCCGATCCTGGCCAATATCACCGAGTTCGGCGCGACGCCGCTGTTTACTACCGACGAGCTGCGCAGCGCCCAGGTGGATATGGCGCTGTATCCGCTGTCGGCCTTCCGGGCGATGAACCGCGCTGCGGAGCGGGTGTACCGCGCCCTGCGCGAAGAGGGTACGCAGAAAAGCGTCATCGACACCATGCAGACCCGCAACGAGC